The DNA window AGAGCTGAACTGTATCACTGTAGAGGCTCTTAGCCTCTGCTATTGTTGAACAGAAGTGGTTTTGAGgggatatttttcaaaattgttgcATGAGGTGGCTGAGTTAGGCCTACCTCAGGCTCTTCAAACAAAATGTAATGACTGCAACAATAGATATATGGGCACCAGAGTTCTGATGAAAGTTACATAGAAAAAAAAGCCTCACAGCCTCTATAAAACAAGTTCGTTGCATCAGTAACTAATGAGATATTTCCAGTTACTCGCTATTAGCTACAGCTCTCCTCAACAACTACTTCCATGAAGCTTTACGAGACAGCACCCTGCACTGCAGTAATCATCCAGGTAGACCCTAAAATTTCATTAGaaacaagctgggtgaggtaatatttttaacagaagttggtccagtaaaaaagaGAAGATATTACTGGGCCAGCATGCCTATACCCACTCCCAAACTAAAGCAGTACAGAAATATTTAAGTGTGTATGATGATTAAAATAGCTACTTAAAACAGACATCTATGCATTTCAGAATTTACATTCCCAAGACACATTATGTATTTAGTCATGTTTGTTTCATGACTCAAGAAGCACTCACCTGCAAATATGCTATCAGTTAAGTAAAGAGGTTTTAGTGCAACACCTCAGTCTTGGTAGATAGGAAATAATTGAGATCTCTTGCCATTTAAACAACAGTAACTGATGTCCACTAAACCAGCAGCATGTCTTGCAGCAGTTGCAAAACAAATAGTAAGGAAAATCTTCAGTAGGTGCAATACTTTGCACCTCAACTTCCCTGCCTGATAACAGGTGGCCCTAGCAGAGGAAGAAGCTAGACCTCCAACCTTCTAAAATCCTGCAAGCAGGGGCAATTAGTGCTCCTCTAGTCAGTGTTCTACTTACCATATGgattgttaattttaaaaaaaaaaaaaaacatcaaggTGCTAGGATTTGGCTTACCTAACTACAATTACCATTTCTCCATGCTTACCAAGCATCTGTCACTGACCAATATACTTACCAGAAAAGTCACTGCCTccaaaaaatgaatgaataattaCTTCTAATGCAATAAAACCCTAATAAActtaatttctcattttaatAGCTAACAATTAACTGGCAGAGGTACATTAAATCTGCCATGAGAAAGCCTGAACTTAAGGCACAGACATGCCCAACTAAAAGTTGAATAGCAGATCCTTATCACAGACAAACATTGACACTTCACAGGAGTTTGAGTAAAACAAGCACTTTCACAGATGCCATGAAGGAAGCTGATCCTCATAATTCAGACTCAGAGCATCATGCCTTGAGTTTTGCCCAGTAGGAAACCTGAGCACCTTATCCTTTCAAGGACATTACACTGAAAGTAATGTAACTTAAAGCCTTTCATTTATTAAGAAACAGTCTTAATTTCATATACAGTAGCTGTGCCAGACAGCTCAGGATTATCCTGCAAGCTTCTCTTACAAAGCATGTTTGAAGTAAGATGATTGACTGAGAAAAGGCACATTAAATAGGGGACTCTACAGCCTCTGAAGTAATTTCTTTGTAAGATAGTTCCTCACTACCACATTTTCCTCTGAGCTACAACAGAACACTAGTCAAGTAAACAGTCAAAAACATGGATTATTTTTGGTTCGTGATCTCTCCGTAGAATCACCACGGTTGTGGTCCTTTTTCCACTGAGTTAGTACGAAAAGATACTTGGAAGCCAGTACTTCCGTCTGCACATGTCCACAAACCATGGAATTCCAGTTCCATCCTTGACTTACAGGGATTAGTTTTTTTGATAAAGTAACAACTAAGATTTGGCATCAGGTACTTTATGAAAGGATAAGAAATCAATctacaaattaaaattaaataaacatgAAATAGGATCTCTTTAAATAGCTTCTTGAAATACTTATGTCCTGTTTTAACCCATTAAATATTGATTATTAAAGATAAACAAGTCCATAATCCAAAAATACAAGCTTCCTGTTCTGTCTCATCGCCAGAGGTTTCCTATATCATCCCAGGTTTCTAACCATGCTGCCTGGTTAATCTTCAGTGCTTTGGAATAGATGTGAATATCCGTAGTCCATGCATTGCTTTAATTTCTTCACTTAGTGCctaaaataagaaattaaacaaGTCTTGAACAAGCTACACAAAAGCAACTCACTGAGCACAACAAAacggaagtctgtggtagaggcGATGGCCCACAATACcattataaaaataatgtttagaaCAGCAGTTGTTCCTTACGCAAGCCCTGATTTTGGGACCTGGACTGTTACTTGGTATTGGCAGGAGGGGAGAGACTTCCTCACTTGCAACTGAATGGGACAAATAACAGCGTGATTAAGATGAAAACTTCCTTGATGTAGCCATCTTGTTTTTATTCCTTaaagaggaagagggaaaaacTCTCAGGCTGCTAGAACGATCCGTATATTGTGAATCATTTGCAATTCCTCTTAAAGAATGTCTCAAAAACTCAACCACATACAGTAGTTAACCCAGTTTGCTTGGTCTCCATAAATTAGCCAATTAGATGTGGAGCCTCCAGCTATTCTGCATTGCTCCCATTCCAGAAAAGGGGGATTGATAATGACAaaagagcctttcactgccaggTTATCACTTCAGCTAAAACCAGGTTTGTGGTGTTTTGGTGGTCTATCTAGCGGTCCTAGCCCTGATGCCAGACAAGAGTTCACAAGAAATGGCACTAAATCAGATTTCAGAAACTGAGTTACTTGGAAGAAGTTGCTTCAAGTTAAGGAAATGAGAGTTGTAGGAAGTACATGCATCAGGTAGGAGTTTTATAAAGAATAATTACCCCTTTCTTTTCCTCAAAGTAACTGCTTTCATTTCAACCGGATTCTGAATAGCACAAAACTATGCTTATAGACTTCATTTCCTATGCCTCTTTAAAGTGTTATTAGGTCAGTCTAAATCAGAGGTCCCCTAGGGGGCACGGAGGAACGTTCTGGGGATGCAGCTGGGGCCCCGAGCCAAGGCTGCCGGCCTCAGCCCCTGCCTCGGCTCACTTACTTCCTGTCCGCGTCCCCACTCTAGCAGGGTAGGggcacagacaggggtaaggggaggTGCGAGGTAAAGAGTTTGGGGACCAtggtctaaatacctttgtaagaAAACCAAGGCAACCCTCAGAGGAAAGGATATGGTGCTAGGAATGTTCTTTCCAATCAACCTAGGCCAATTCAAGTGGAACACATGAAATCCAAGTTTAAGGTTATATCAATTAAAATCTTTCTGCATATACCACACAAGTCTACAATTTAAGCTTTTGAATTCAATGTATTCAGCATCTTACATTCAGttgtaagcttttcaggacaAGGAACAGTCCCATGTATAGTGTCCTTATCACATAATTGGGCACTGTAGTTATTAATGAACATTTAGACTTTGAGACATCTAAGTTTTTTAATGGGACAAATCAGGAGGGTTGTGGGGCTGGTATGGTAAGGTCCACATCCTCCTTAGCCCCAACTTTACCACTAGCCATCTATTTGCTAGGGTGCCAGCAGGTTTGTTGGAATTTATTTCCAGCTGCCTTCTCCCTgatggttccaaagaggatggagctagactgttctcaatggtagcagatgacaaaacaaggactaatggtctcaagttgcagtgggggtggtttaggttggatgttaggaaaaacttttcactaggagggtggtgaagcactggaatgggttacctagggaggtggtggaatctccttcctttgaggtttttaaggtcaagcttgacaaagtcctggctgggtaatttagttggggatggtcctgctttggCAGGGGGTTGGAACTAGATTGACCTCCGGaattcccttccaaccctgatagtctattcTATGATAATTGTACAAGGAGACTATAGTAGTGTATAAGACCCTTGCAAAGCAGAACCATTTGGGAGGTGCAAGGAGATAAAACGGGAGCAATTTAGAAAGGGAAACTGTCAGGACACTTGTTCTGATATGGGATTTGTGTAATGCCCTCCCATCCAAGGGAAGTCTGGAAAGCCACATCACTTGGGTCATTTTTGAACTAGACTGGAGGACAATCCCATAGGGAAGAATCTACAGTACTAAAGGGTGGGGTAGATGATCAACAGGTCTTTGCCTCCTCTAGCTTTTCTAGCCTGATCAGGTGGTTTCTCCCCACATAGGATAACCCCTCAGAAATCTGTTATTGATGATGTGGGAAGGTCAACATTCAACACCTAATCCTTGAGCTCCTAAATCTGCTCTACACACATTGAAATTATTGGGTTGTGGGATCTCCACACCCTGTTGTACCAAGCCCTGAAACTGTTAGCTATAACTAGGAGAACACCTTTGGCAGTGATTCTGGCCAGGTAATGGCAAACTGTCCTTGACATACCCTGAAATAATCCCCCCCACTTCATCAGCAATATTTAGTTTTTGTAGGAAAAGTTCCCACACTCCAAAAGGTGGAATTAATCCACCAAGGGTTATAACAAAGGAGTATCATTGCCCCTTTCAGATCCCACCACACTATTTACCTGATTAACCATCTGATGTTGCTGGACAGTCTCTTTTCTTTAAATTCTTCAGATTCATATGAATTTCATACATTGCTCCACAGcctcctttaaaacaaaattacattGATTATATCAGCTGTCTTAGTCCATTACAATTGTATGCAGTATACAGATTGATTATCATTTAAGGGACACTGGCAGAAAAGGTCATTTAAACAGATTTCCTTGTCCAAATTACTAGCATATGCTGCATGTTTGAAAGCTGTAaagtctttcttttaaaaaaaaagaaacccataAATTGTGAGAAGTATTAAGCTTATACAATTAAGTCAGGCTGATCAGTTCACTTCCCTTATTGCTAAACCAAAGGGAGGTCCTGGCTAGATGGGAGGGAGGTCCTAGGGTGGAGGTCTGAGTATGGAAAGATTGAGAATCACTGGACTACGcaatgttacacacacacacaaaccatgttaaaagaacattaaggttgcaaagtcaagctctcaaagttaggaaatgccagattgaAGACTGCCTCTTAACCTGAATTCACCCCCTTTGTGCATATACATTgtgatactgtctttaattacaggatcacattctgttttttccatccaCAAAACCCATGCCTCACTCAGTGCTGAGAAAGGGCACTGCTCACTGTGTGAAAAGCTATTCAATATCTTTTGTTATCTTCGTAATTCAGTGTGTGGCCATAGGCCTTATTTACTACACACTACTCAAACCCACACAAACACAATGAATTtgttttcacaacacccctgagagatgaGGGAGTTCTCTTTAAAGAAgtggaactgaagcagagagagataaaAGGTCAAAAGTACTCCACTAATTTGGGTGCTCAAATTGAGATGTTTAGGACTGGCTTTTTGAAAGTATTTTAGCATTACACAGCATCATACATGTTCTAAGCACAAGCTCCcatgacttcagttgcagctgtgagtgctcagcacatcGGAAAATTGGACCATAAGGTCTCAAGTAGGATATCAAGAAACACGCCATTTGTGACCGCCTCAGCATCATACAGAAACTGTGTGGCAGAGGCACATTCTAGGGCAGCATTCACTACCTATCCATGAGacctccttctcttcctgcagtccctacCTCATTCCCTACATACCTTCTTAACTTCTGCAATATTGAGGCAGAGATCCTACAGACAATAGCCTCCTTCCCTACATAATCCTGATTCATTGCCAGGGCATGTCCAGCCTGTGCACTAATGAGGGAGGAGTCCTGGGGGCGAAAAAAAACTATGGTCATAATGCagcacacaagggggctgaattaaggtttcacaggcaaccttaactctggcatttacacccacctcacacacacacacacacctgaggctggattttcttggttttgaaaaacaaattgaaaaaaaaagaaacccacagGAATTCCATCATATTGACAGCCACGTGGTTTATCAGCAGAGTTGGAACCTTTAGCTCCACCACACAGAACTCTGCCACCTGAGCTACGGAGtactgatagcaatagtaggttgtcatcctctacaTGGACCAGCACTTGAGGGAGATGAGACAGTTGCCAGTGGGGTTCACTTTACTGACACAAAGGAATGGTGAAACCCACGGAATCGTGGGTTTCATTCCAAGCTCTGGCAGGAAAGTGTTCTGATGCAGCAGGTGGACGGGTTGGTGGTTACGGCTAGCCACTCGAAGGCCAAGCCCGCCTGACcacctgggtctgagctcaggtggctagccgaGCAGTCGCCCATGCCACAAcgtccacactgctgtttttaccATGCTAGTTCAAGCACAGCTAGGAccgagtctgtctacccaggctagGAATCACCAACCTCCCAGCATCAGTATAGACACAGTCCGAGGCAGAAACTGacatgacttgctcaaggacacAAAATAGGTCTGTGACAGAGTTGGGAATTGGACTTAGATCCCTGTCTCGCCGCCTGTACTCTAACCCCAAGATCATTCTTCCATGATATTTAAGTTCCTACGGGCAACTATTGTGTCTCCTTATTTATCAGCTATCTATAAATAATATCAACAATTTGTTACCCAGGTTGCTAGCAGTGGGGAGGCAAGGAATTTTTCAACTCTGATAAATCCTGAGTACGTCTACACTAGACAATGATGTTAAACTTAGCACCTAGCAGAGGCAAAGACAGTCATGTTTGGaagtcagtgtagacaaggcctatatTATAAACCATGATGGAGACTACCTAGAGGGGATAGGTACAGGGGAGGAGGGTTTACGGCAGTTTCGGGGATAGCtacaggggagaggagggtttaCGGCAGTTTCGGGGATAGCtacaggggagaggagggtttaCGGCAGTTTCGGGGCTAGCtacaggggagaggagggtttaCGCAGTTCGGGGATAGGtacaggggagaggagggtttaCGGCAGTTTCGGGGCTAGGtacaggggagaggagggtttaCGGCAGTTTCGGGGCTAGGtacaggggagaggagggtttaCGGCAGTTTCGGGGATAGCtacaggggagaggagggtttaTGGCAGTTTCGGGGATAGCtacaggggagaggagggtttaTGGCAGTTCGGGGCTAGGTACAGGGGAGGGAGGGTTTACGGCAGTTTTGGGGATAGCTACAGGGAGAGGAGGTTTATGGCAGTTTCGGGGCTAGGTACAGGGAGAGGAGGGTTTATGGCAGTTTCGGGGCTAGGtacaggggagaggagggtttaTGGCAGTTTTCGGGGCTAGGTTACAGGGAGAGGAGGGTTTATGGCAGTTCGGGGGCTAGGtacaggggagaggagggtttaTGGCAGTTTCGGGGCTAGGtacaggggagaggagggtttaTGGCAGTTTCGGGGCTaggttcaggggaggagggttTATGGCAGTTTTCGGGGCTAGGTACAGGGGAGGAGGGTTTATGGCAGTTTCGGGGCTAGGttcaggggagaggagggtttaTGGCAGTTTCGGGGCTAGGtacaggggagaggagggtttaTGGCAGTTTCGGGGCTAGGttcaggggagaggagggtttaCGGCAGTTTTGGGGATAGCtacaggggagaggagggtttaTGGCAGTTTCGGGGCTAGGttcaggggagaggagggtttaTGGCAGTTTCGGCTAGGTAGGGAGAGGAGGTTTACGGCAGTTTCGGGGCTAGGTACAGGGGAGAGGAGGTTTATGGTAGTTTCGGGGCTAGGTTCAGGGAGAGGAGGGTTTATGGCAGTTTCGGGCTAGGTACAGGGGAGGAGGTTTATGGCAGTTTCGGGCTAGCTACAGGGAGAGGAGGGTTTACGGCAGTTTCTAAGACAGTTCCCAGCAAACAAAAATCCCTGTTCTCAATGCTGTGGAAAAGCACGTCAGACCCCACAGCTGAGCCTTGAACCTGGACACTCATGGCCCCTACATGGACGCCATCGGGGAAGCCGACACGTTGGCCGGAGCAGATCATGGGAGCTGAGCTACGCTGGGCGCAGCTGGAAGTTGTCTTTGCAGCCCCTCGCAAAGCACAAACCAGACCCCGCCTGCACGACTCTACGTACCCGATACATCCAGGACTTGGATGGCCGAAGCCTGAGGGAATTTTTCtttcaggagctgcagcagcctggcttccccagccGTCTGCGAAGCGAACGGTCTCCCTGCGCGGCGCAGCAGGAGGATCTAGCAGTCGGAGGAGACACGGGGAAGGGGCAATATCGTTACGGGTCAGAGTGCAGGCCGGCGGGGAGGCGCCCGGAAGGCGGCTCGCAGGGCTGGAGGCCGGGCTGGGCGCGGCGCTGGGGGAACtgaggggtcctggctcccataGCGCCGCTGAGgccgatggggggggggggggcgcggccaG is part of the Dermochelys coriacea isolate rDerCor1 chromosome 26, rDerCor1.pri.v4, whole genome shotgun sequence genome and encodes:
- the BOLA3 gene encoding LOW QUALITY PROTEIN: bolA-like protein 3 (The sequence of the model RefSeq protein was modified relative to this genomic sequence to represent the inferred CDS: inserted 2 bases in 1 codon), encoding MGACTLGHVAGQELRSCLPAACTKKNRILLLRRAGRPFASQTAGEARLLQLLKEKFPQASAIQVLDVSGGCGAMYEIHMNLKNLKXKETVQQHQMVNQALSEEIKAMHGLRIFTSIPKH